One Fusarium oxysporum f. sp. lycopersici 4287 chromosome 8, whole genome shotgun sequence genomic region harbors:
- a CDS encoding oxyreductase → MSQYAAAHIKPQGPGDARPTALQIIKDEGLLGKLSDKVVLVTGANQGIGLETARALHATGATVFITARTPAKIDQAINDVKTWPEAKSESPVYGIELRLDSLKSVGVMATPEGKTKDGFDMQFGTNHLGHFLFFQLLKPALVAASTPSYQSRVISVSSMAHRMGGIRFHDFNFEKEGEHDPWLAYGQSKTANIYITAELERKYGAQGLHALAVHPGVIMTNLSQHVDLNQLGVTEQLKLVTKSPTQGAATTIYPALSKEWEGRGESI, encoded by the exons ATGTCTCAATACGCTGCTGCCCATATAAAACCTCAGGGCCCTGGAGATGCACGCCCAACAGCCCTACAAATCATTAAAGACGAAGGGCTGCTAGGAAAGCTCTCTGATAAGGTGGTCCTCGTCACAGGCGCAAACCAAGGCATCGGTCTTGAGACTGCTCGAGCTCTCCATGCCACTGGTGCTACGGTCTTCATAACAGCAAGGACGCCTGCCAAAATTGACCAGGCTATCAATGATGTCAAGACTTGGCCTGAAGCAAAGTCTGAATCGCCTGTCTACGGCATTGAGCTGAGACTTGACTCGCTGAAATCCGTTG GGGTCATGGCGACACCTGAAGGGAAGACTAAGGATGGATTTGACATGCAGTTCGGCACCAACCACCTTGGTCACTTTCTGTTTTTCCAGCTACTGAAGCCTGCTCTTGTAGCTGCTAGTACACCTTCCTACCAGTCGCGAGTCATCTCTGTTTCTTCTATGGCCCACCGCATGGGCGGTATCCGATTCCACGACTTCAATTTCGAAAAGGAGGGGGAACATGATCCTTGGCTCGCATACGGCCAATCCAAAACGGCCAATATCTACATTACAGCTGAGCTTGAGAGAAAATACGGCGCTCAGGGCTTACATGCCTTAGCTGTGCATCCAGGGGTTATCATGACCAACTTGAGCCAGCATGTCGATTTGAATCAGCTCGGCGTGACTGAACAGTTGAAGCTGGTTACAAAGAGTCCTACTCAGGGTGCGGCTACAACTATTTACCCAGCATTGAGCAAAGAATGGGAGGGTCGAGGTGAAAGTATTTGA